A DNA window from Streptococcus mutans contains the following coding sequences:
- a CDS encoding alpha/beta fold hydrolase: MFYRYTGNQQFDLQINRLCFPFEGNEKVEEDLKLIVPQLKDISSWNKVWKEFALMREAKGDYALAASYFFGASFYLLEDDTDRELIQEHRLQNFYRAYGDLGFEQHEIPYDNTSLPAVTFMQPSAKKNLLIFGGYDSNLEELILWFSPLRNNGYNLIIFDGPGQGNMLFKKEKSHFIMNFEKPVAAVLDYFSLDRVAALGLSWGGFFVMRAAAFEKRIEKIIALDIFYQGLDALTIAMNPVLAFIFKTLVNFKCKTWIDVLLTHAMTRDLDLNWKIKRGYQLTGTKTPYDLIQNIKKHNMKGLGPLINQEVLLLAGEKDQYVPVKRLGQIKKELSNAAEIKTHLFTQESGGEQHCQAGSNLALLAIKDVLKI; the protein is encoded by the coding sequence ATGTTTTATCGCTATACAGGAAATCAACAATTTGATTTACAAATTAATCGTCTTTGCTTCCCTTTTGAAGGTAACGAAAAAGTGGAAGAAGATCTCAAGCTAATTGTTCCTCAATTAAAAGATATCTCCTCTTGGAACAAGGTTTGGAAAGAGTTTGCTTTGATGCGAGAAGCCAAGGGAGATTATGCATTGGCAGCGTCTTATTTTTTTGGAGCCAGCTTTTATCTTCTAGAGGATGATACAGATAGAGAATTAATCCAAGAGCATCGTTTGCAAAATTTTTATCGTGCCTATGGAGATCTTGGCTTTGAACAACATGAAATCCCTTATGATAATACAAGTTTGCCAGCAGTCACTTTTATGCAACCTTCTGCTAAGAAAAATTTACTCATCTTTGGAGGTTATGACAGCAATCTGGAAGAACTCATTCTATGGTTTTCACCTTTAAGAAATAATGGTTATAATCTCATTATTTTTGATGGTCCGGGTCAAGGAAATATGCTTTTTAAAAAAGAGAAAAGTCATTTCATAATGAATTTTGAAAAGCCGGTGGCAGCTGTTTTAGATTATTTTTCTTTGGATAGGGTGGCAGCTTTGGGACTCTCCTGGGGAGGTTTCTTTGTCATGCGAGCAGCTGCTTTTGAAAAGAGAATTGAGAAGATTATTGCTTTAGACATTTTTTATCAAGGATTGGATGCTCTGACCATTGCTATGAACCCAGTTTTAGCTTTTATTTTTAAAACTTTAGTCAATTTTAAGTGTAAGACATGGATTGATGTTTTGCTTACGCATGCTATGACAAGAGATTTGGATTTAAATTGGAAAATAAAGCGAGGTTATCAATTGACTGGGACAAAAACACCTTATGATTTGATTCAAAATATTAAAAAACACAATATGAAGGGCTTGGGACCTCTGATTAATCAAGAAGTCCTCCTATTAGCTGGAGAAAAGGATCAATATGTGCCAGTTAAACGTCTTGGGCAAATCAAAAAAGAACTCAGCAATGCAGCAGAAATAAAAACGCATCTTTTTACGCAGGAAAGTGGTGGCGAACAACATTGTCAGGCTGGCAGTAATTTAGCTTTGCTGGCTATTAAAGACGTTTTGAAAATTTAA